The sequence CAACGATCCGTCTTGGCGACCCACCGTACTGACTCACACGAACTTGTATCAGTCGGCCGGCGTGGCCGTCTCCGACGCGTCCGAAGAGCGACGGCCGATTCGGTCACGGAGCGCGGGGATCACCGTCCGGTCGACGGCGAACGGGCCACTGCCCGTGATGAGCAGGGCGGACGTGAGGCCGAACAGCGTGATGTGAGCGAGCACGGGGTCGTCGGGAAGGCCGAACAGCGTCGTGGTGAGGATGATGAAACCCGCGCCGGCGGCGCTCCGGGTGAACGTCCCCGTGAGGATACACAGCCCCACGACGAGTTCGCCGAGGCCCGCGCCGAACACCCACATCTCGGGGGCGACGGGCACCACGGCGGTCAGATCGTATTTGTCGACGACCTGGAGCGCGCGGCCGGGGGTGAGCCACTTCTCGACCAGGCCGAGATAGGCGAAGTTGAAGCCGAGAAAGAGGCGGATGAGCAGCGGCGCGACGCCTTTCTCGACGCCGAATCGGGTGAGGAGGTCGGCGGGCGTCGTCACGTCACGGAACCGGCTCATGATGGTGCCGTCAGTGACGACCAGCCGGCGGAGCAGGAGGTCGGCACTCGGCTGTCCGGGACCGAGGACGAGGATGCCGAGGAAGCCGGCGATGTATTCGGAACTGTGCAGGAGCGCCGGGAAATACGTCGCCAGGCCGACGAGATAGGCGACGAGGCCGGCGAGGGCGGCCAGTCGCGTCGCCAGCCCGAACAGGAGGAAGAAGGCGATGGTGACCTGGATCAGGCGTACCTCGACGGTGACGATGGGCGAGAAGTAGTAGCCGGCGAAGCCGGCGCCCATGAGCGGGAGGCCGGTCGCGAGCCGGAGGAGCCAGCCCAGATACGGCTGGTAGGAGCGGAGGGTGCGCCGCGTGACCGTCACGTCCTCGA comes from Haloplanus sp. XH21 and encodes:
- a CDS encoding DoxX family protein — protein: MHTDWLRRATTGLFAVVLLASRPGAAHVDYVTEDDGSGSSVTEFLMAVFSDPLNVALLVAGAVGVTVAALGWLRYGDHIEDVTVTRRTLRSYQPYLGWLLRLATGLPLMGAGFAGYYFSPIVTVEVRLIQVTIAFFLLFGLATRLAALAGLVAYLVGLATYFPALLHSSEYIAGFLGILVLGPGQPSADLLLRRLVVTDGTIMSRFRDVTTPADLLTRFGVEKGVAPLLIRLFLGFNFAYLGLVEKWLTPGRALQVVDKYDLTAVVPVAPEMWVFGAGLGELVVGLCILTGTFTRSAAGAGFIILTTTLFGLPDDPVLAHITLFGLTSALLITGSGPFAVDRTVIPALRDRIGRRSSDASETATPAD